The nucleotide window CTTAGGTTGAAAATTTGTAAAATCACCTCAGACTACAAAAGTCTATGTACCTACTATTTCATTATGTTGTTTTATACTTTTTATTTGTTAAATATTCATATTTGTACATTACCATTTTCAATTGCTGTCACCTTATTCAATCGTCTTATAAATCGTTCTTCATTTTTAAACCGTGCATTTAAAAATAGCTGCACTAATTTCCAAGCTAATGCAGGTCCTGTTATATTTCCACCCAGACACATAATATTCATATCATCATCTTCCACACCTTGTTGCGCAGAGAATGCATCGGTGATTAAGGCAGAACGTACACCGTCAATTTTATTTGCAACAATACAAGCACCCACACCACTGCCACAAACAGCAATACCTCTTTCAATTTCTCCATTCGCTACGGCTTGGGATAACGGAATTACAAAGTCAGGATAATCATCGTCTTTATGTAATTGATAAGCACCATAATCTTTCAAGGTATATCCAGCTTTTTCTAATAACTCCATAAGTTTAATCTTCAATTCAAATCCACCATGATCAGATGCAATACCTAAAATTTTTATTTCCTCAACAGTAGAGTCAGAAAATTCACTATGAGTATTTTTTATGGGAAATTTAATATTTTCCTTAGGAAGAGATAAACCTAAATTTGATAATGCCTTTGCTGTTGATTTTAGATTTGTATGATGAATACTTGTAATACCTAAATCTGTAGCAATATTTGTAAACAACTCCGTATTATCTATATACACAATTTCTTCTATGGGCACTTGAGCGCCATCCAATGCAATTTGAAAAATCGTAGCGTCAGGTTTGCTAAAATGTACATAACATGAAGACACAAAAAAATCGAATATCTCATTCAATTTAAAAGTCTTTATTCGATAATCATTTAATTCTCTGGACTCATTGCTTACTGCAATAATTTTTAATTTGTATTGGGCTTTTAATTTTTTAATAAATGCAATCATCTCCGAATCAGAAGTTGATAAGGAGTACATAAAATCTTTAAATTCGGTGCGGGTGAAATCTCTGTTCGTATAAAAAACCACTCTGTTTAAATAATCATCCAGTGAAATTTTTCCAACCTCAAAAAGGGGAGCCATGCTTTCATGTATATCATCAAACACATCCCAATCTAAATGAAAATGTGCCGCTGCCTTTTTTCTGAAATTATAATCCCATCCGTTGGATAGCAGCACTCCACCTATATCGAGAAATAAGGTAGTAATGTTTTTTATATTTTGCATTATAGAACTTTAAAAGAATATATTATACTGGCTCTTCAAAACATAAAGCTTACAAGAAGTAAAAATTATATGCATTGACATTACAACTAATTGAAATAATAAAAACAATTCAATAAGATAATAACTTAAATAATAACCGATATGCATTCTAATTGTTTGCACAGGAGGAAAAGAGATTTCAGATTTTAATATTGTGCGTTATGCAAAATAACAAAGGATTAGATGAATTCGCCTGTTTTAAATCTCTATTTATTCACAGAATCGATATGGAATTGACACACATTTAATTTCCCGGATTTACCATCACAAAGCAAGGTAAGTTTTTCGTTTCAGTTGTTTTCCGCACTGTGCTGATTGGAGAGTATTACAATTGCCTTATGCAGAAATAACAAGGAATAAAATAATTTTCCATTGTTTCATTTTTCTGTCTTTAAGATTTACAGTGTTGAAAATTTTATTTAAAAAAAATCTACTTAATAATTTAGCTCCGTAAAAAGTCAAATTAATAGAAATTAAAATGCTTAAAGACAGCAAATTCGCTAGGACATATTATGAGTATGCTGTTTACATGGAATTTTCGCAATAAATTTTTAACAAAGCGAATTAATTTAGTTGCTACCTTTATTCAACTAATAACTCCTTGTATGAATAAATATTTACCATTCCTTTTAATTCTCATGTGTGCTTTTTCAATGCAAGCCCAAATTATTTTATCAGAAAAATTTGACGGCGATGTTTTGCCCGATGGTTGGACACAAGAAACTCTTGCAACTGACGGCGGTTGGTTATTGGGTGAAGCACATGACCTCGGCAGTGCAATTTTTCCTGTAATTGAACATGGCAATTTTATAGGGACAAATGATATTTGCTTTTGCGATAAGTCGAATGATTTTTTAATAAGTCCATCCGTAGATTTATCTTCTTATTCAGAATTATGGCTGCTGTTTGATTATAGTTTTCTCGATTTTGCACCGCAACAATTTTCATTAGAAATTTCAACAGATGGAGGAGATAATTGGGATGTAATTGAAAATTTAAGTTTTAGTGCCGCTGGATATTATGGATGGTGGGAAACAAAATATTTCGACATAAGCGATTATGTAGGTTATAGTGATGTAAAAATTGGTTTTCGTTACAACGATGGTGGCGATTGGTGGTCCTATGGTGCAGCATTGGATAATGTAAAATTATTTCAATCTCTTCCAAATGATATCAGCCTTGATTCAATTTATGTTTCAGGTGAATATAGCCTTATTGGCTCCGAAGTAATTATTAGTGGAGTGGTTACCAATTTTGGATTAAACAATCTTACTTCCTTTACAGTAAATTGGGATGATGGAACCTCTTCTTCTTCGGCCGAAATAACCGGCATTGATATT belongs to Bacteroidota bacterium and includes:
- a CDS encoding RpiB/LacA/LacB family sugar-phosphate isomerase; this encodes MKILGIASDHGGFELKIKLMELLEKAGYTLKDYGAYQLHKDDDYPDFVIPLSQAVANGEIERGIAVCGSGVGACIVANKIDGVRSALITDAFSAQQGVEDDDMNIMCLGGNITGPALAWKLVQLFLNARFKNEERFIRRLNKVTAIENGNVQI